In Actinomyces sp. zg-332, the following proteins share a genomic window:
- a CDS encoding AMP-binding protein — protein MIVNERYYKNYVKGVPVDITIPDVTIPHVLDQAVRFYPNKIATDFLGKQLTYKQLNEQVGKAASVLRAAGIRRGDHVALILPNCPQHIIALYAIFRLGAVATEHNPLAPTSEIQSQLKRCTPKLVIAWEKSVEKVLTGFNSNYKVYAVNLTAALPVSSRVLLSLPVPKARAERKKMRSKLPSSIPNWDSMVAQARQMTVFPSDIPSDSTAALLHTGGTTGEPKSVILTHKNLLSNAEQSAAWVKDLHEGAEVFYSVLPFFHAFGLTLCCLAAIRMVATQVILPKFDENLFLDTMKRMPCTFLPGVPPMFSRIVKAANSRKIDSLPSIRYAVSGAMSLNKEIAESWEKLTSGYIIEGYGMSESSPIAVGNPLSSSRRPGALGIPFPSTEVKIVDPEDISVEVPIGEVGELLVKGPQVFKGYYNNQKETDNVLQDGWLRTGDLVYEDDGFIIMADRRKEIIITGGFNVYPSQVEAAVRTMPGIADVAVVGLPEEERGESVVAAIVLKKGMKVDLESVRKWAEKSLSHYALPRQIAILSEIPYSHLGKVIRKKVQAELLSASEQAGEQLQHVKDNVSEVASATVKHIISLGSKNTDDSQKPTSNIKEEDKEKTEKLEPDTNDNN, from the coding sequence ATGATTGTAAATGAACGCTACTACAAAAATTATGTCAAGGGTGTTCCAGTCGATATTACCATTCCAGACGTGACCATTCCTCACGTTCTGGATCAAGCTGTGCGATTTTATCCTAATAAAATTGCAACTGATTTTCTTGGCAAACAATTAACCTATAAACAACTTAATGAACAAGTTGGTAAGGCTGCTTCTGTTCTACGCGCTGCTGGTATTAGACGTGGTGATCACGTTGCTTTGATTCTGCCAAACTGCCCACAGCATATCATAGCTTTATACGCTATATTCCGATTAGGGGCTGTAGCCACTGAGCATAATCCTCTAGCTCCAACATCTGAAATACAATCTCAGTTAAAACGATGCACACCTAAGTTAGTCATAGCTTGGGAAAAATCTGTAGAGAAAGTTCTAACAGGTTTTAACAGTAATTATAAAGTCTATGCAGTTAACTTAACCGCTGCTCTTCCTGTCAGCAGTAGGGTTCTTTTAAGTCTTCCAGTTCCAAAAGCTCGAGCGGAACGAAAGAAAATGCGTAGTAAGTTACCTAGTTCTATACCAAATTGGGACTCTATGGTAGCTCAAGCTCGACAAATGACTGTATTCCCGTCTGATATACCTAGTGATTCTACCGCTGCACTATTACATACAGGTGGAACTACAGGTGAACCAAAATCTGTTATCCTAACTCATAAAAACCTCCTATCTAATGCTGAACAGTCTGCAGCGTGGGTCAAAGACTTGCATGAAGGTGCTGAAGTTTTTTATTCAGTATTGCCGTTCTTTCACGCATTTGGTTTAACTCTATGTTGTTTAGCTGCTATACGTATGGTAGCTACACAAGTTATCCTTCCTAAATTTGATGAAAATTTGTTTCTAGATACTATGAAACGAATGCCTTGTACATTTTTACCAGGTGTACCACCAATGTTTTCTCGCATAGTAAAAGCTGCTAATAGTAGAAAAATTGATTCACTTCCGAGTATCCGCTACGCAGTTTCTGGCGCAATGTCTCTAAATAAAGAAATAGCTGAAAGCTGGGAAAAACTTACTTCCGGATATATTATTGAGGGATACGGGATGAGTGAAAGTTCGCCTATTGCAGTAGGTAATCCTCTATCTTCAAGTAGACGCCCTGGCGCACTAGGTATTCCTTTCCCTAGTACTGAAGTAAAAATTGTTGATCCTGAAGATATATCTGTTGAAGTACCTATAGGCGAAGTAGGAGAATTACTTGTCAAAGGACCTCAGGTATTCAAAGGATATTACAACAATCAGAAAGAAACAGATAATGTACTACAAGACGGTTGGCTTCGCACAGGTGATCTTGTATACGAAGACGACGGGTTCATTATAATGGCAGACCGTCGAAAAGAAATTATTATTACTGGTGGTTTTAACGTATATCCTTCCCAAGTAGAAGCTGCTGTACGCACTATGCCCGGTATTGCTGATGTAGCCGTTGTAGGTTTACCAGAAGAAGAGCGTGGCGAAAGTGTCGTGGCTGCAATAGTTTTGAAAAAAGGTATGAAAGTAGATTTAGAAAGTGTCAGAAAATGGGCTGAAAAATCACTTTCTCACTATGCATTACCTAGACAAATTGCTATTTTGTCAGAAATTCCTTACTCTCATCTAGGAAAAGTTATTCGTAAAAAAGTTCAAGCTGAGCTATTAAGCGCTTCTGAACAAGCAGGCGAACAACTTCAGCATGTAAAAGACAATGTTTCTGAAGTAGCAAGTGCGACTGTCAAGCATATTATCTCACTAGGTTCAAAAAATACTGATGACTCTCAAAAACCTACCTCTAATATAAAAGAAGAAGATAAAGAGAAAACAGAAAAATTAGAACCTGATACGAACGATAATAATTAA
- a CDS encoding HelD family protein, producing the protein MTNTSYHHYIEKELSKEQLFVNTAYNLLDFLKTEYRRQQQLIQKKGAKGTHQERTERDAFSSHYGDEATRLEQIQDKLVFGKLYMNDGSIHYIGRVGLRSNKTNEQILLDWRSKAAMPFYQATTIDPKKTILRRHISTSARKVTKFDDEILDDSLNKSIDSKEIQDILLHTDKSINTENSVLVGKNSLLNALSTARTSKMSDIVSTIQKEQDDIIRSSCSEILLVQGGPGTGKTAVALHRGAFILYEERKRLKNNGVLVIGPSKTFLNYVDNVLPSLGETGVVNSTITNLRVDTVPSRVDSLKLASIKGDLYWKEICENAVKHLRKIPVSSRIIRVDSVDLVISPNDIKKSMDKALNSYSTHNESRTVFVQSILDKLKSRYESTFNNTFNDFGEDSWIRETIRSNPEIQRTINLCWLPCDPHTLLHWLYKHPSFLEKCAPKLSKSTRDLLFYKEKSFSNNDVAIIDYLDKLLGPIQSNTTSKEDSKQKQKLTKIKQAISSQNLGGGIVNATTLLENSEQNFRESFDLQETMLIDPNWKFGHVIVDEAQELSPMQWQMLMSRCPSHSFTIVGDLDQSRNNSNTFSSWIDLLSPIFKTNIVEKVLTISYRTPKQIMDKATEIMSSLGKKVNYPVSCVREIENSYQHSSLNFIDTNEVITNLSQGIITLSSDMDKEYDTNSGKLAVVFSSRDFSTYKNLLLDFLHNKMAIFPKNRIVIIEASHTKGLEYDYVMLVNPDNIAQESLGDLYVGLTRATKKLHVVSCKNSKLPL; encoded by the coding sequence TTGACTAATACTAGCTACCACCACTATATAGAAAAAGAATTATCCAAAGAACAGCTCTTTGTAAATACTGCTTATAATCTATTAGATTTCTTAAAAACAGAATATCGTCGTCAACAGCAGTTAATCCAAAAAAAAGGTGCTAAAGGTACTCACCAAGAAAGAACTGAAAGAGATGCTTTCTCCAGCCACTACGGAGACGAAGCTACCAGACTAGAACAAATTCAAGACAAGCTTGTATTTGGCAAACTATATATGAATGACGGTAGTATTCACTATATAGGTAGAGTTGGTTTACGCTCTAATAAAACTAACGAACAAATTTTATTAGATTGGCGTTCAAAAGCAGCTATGCCTTTTTACCAAGCAACCACTATAGATCCTAAAAAGACTATTTTACGTAGACACATAAGTACTTCAGCCAGAAAAGTGACAAAATTTGATGACGAAATTCTAGATGACTCATTAAATAAATCTATTGACTCTAAGGAAATCCAAGATATTCTACTTCATACAGATAAAAGCATAAATACCGAAAATTCTGTATTAGTGGGAAAAAATTCCCTACTAAATGCTTTATCTACCGCTCGCACAAGTAAAATGAGTGATATTGTATCAACGATACAGAAAGAGCAAGATGATATAATTCGATCTAGTTGTTCAGAAATTTTACTTGTACAAGGTGGACCTGGTACTGGGAAAACAGCAGTTGCTTTACATAGAGGTGCATTCATCCTATATGAAGAACGCAAACGTTTAAAAAACAATGGCGTACTAGTCATAGGTCCTTCGAAGACTTTTCTAAACTATGTCGATAATGTACTCCCTTCTTTAGGTGAAACTGGCGTAGTAAATTCCACTATAACCAATTTACGAGTAGACACTGTTCCTTCTCGTGTAGATAGCTTAAAATTAGCATCCATTAAAGGTGATTTGTATTGGAAAGAAATTTGTGAAAATGCAGTAAAGCACTTACGAAAAATCCCTGTATCTTCACGAATCATTCGTGTAGATAGCGTTGACCTAGTAATTTCTCCAAACGATATCAAAAAGTCTATGGATAAGGCTTTAAATAGCTATTCAACTCATAACGAATCACGTACAGTATTTGTACAGAGTATTTTAGATAAGCTGAAATCTCGTTATGAATCAACTTTTAATAATACGTTTAACGACTTCGGTGAAGACAGCTGGATACGTGAAACTATACGTTCAAACCCAGAAATTCAACGCACTATAAACTTATGCTGGTTACCATGCGATCCTCATACACTATTACATTGGTTATATAAGCATCCGTCTTTCTTGGAAAAATGTGCACCTAAACTAAGTAAATCTACTCGTGATTTGCTATTCTACAAAGAAAAATCTTTTTCAAATAACGACGTTGCAATTATCGATTATTTAGACAAATTACTCGGACCTATCCAAAGCAACACTACTTCTAAAGAAGATTCTAAACAGAAACAAAAACTCACAAAGATAAAACAAGCTATAAGTTCACAAAACCTAGGTGGCGGAATTGTTAACGCCACTACTCTATTAGAAAATAGCGAGCAGAATTTTAGAGAGTCTTTTGATTTACAAGAAACTATGTTAATCGATCCAAATTGGAAGTTTGGTCACGTAATTGTTGACGAAGCTCAAGAACTTTCCCCTATGCAGTGGCAAATGTTGATGTCTCGTTGTCCTTCCCATTCTTTTACCATAGTTGGAGACTTAGATCAAAGTCGCAACAATAGCAATACCTTTTCTAGTTGGATTGATTTACTAAGCCCTATATTTAAGACGAATATTGTTGAAAAAGTTCTAACTATTTCTTATCGTACCCCTAAACAAATAATGGATAAGGCAACTGAAATTATGTCCTCCTTAGGTAAAAAAGTAAATTATCCTGTTTCTTGCGTACGAGAAATCGAAAACTCATACCAACACTCAAGTCTGAACTTCATTGACACTAATGAAGTTATTACGAATCTTTCTCAAGGTATTATCACCCTTTCATCTGATATGGATAAGGAATATGATACTAATTCAGGCAAACTAGCGGTCGTTTTTAGTAGTAGAGATTTTTCTACTTATAAAAACTTATTATTAGACTTTTTACATAATAAAATGGCTATTTTCCCAAAAAATCGTATAGTTATTATTGAAGCTAGTCATACTAAGGGTCTTGAGTATGACTACGTTATGCTTGTCAACCCTGACAATATTGCCCAAGAAAGCTTGGGGGATTTATATGTCGGTTTGACTAGAGCGACTAAGAAGTTGCACGTGGTTTCGTGTAAAAATTCTAAGTTGCCTCTTTAA